The Streptomyces sp. NBC_00775 genome includes the window CTTTGGCACAAAGGAGCTCGAAGAAAAACTCTTGGAGACAACCGTGGACATTGATCTGCCCAGTGTCCGATCGCGGACTGCCCTGCAGCAGCCGGATTGGGACAGGACAGAATTGATCCGTTCGGTCAGAGGGGAGTTGACGAACAGTCAGGCACTCGTCGGCCTCGACGACGTACTGGCCCTGCGCGAACTGCTCGCGCGGGTGGCCATCGGCGAGGCCCATGTGGTCCAGGCCGGTGACTGTGCCGAGGACCCCACCGAATGCACCGCGGGCTATGTCGCCCGCAAGGCCGGTCTGCTGGACGTGCTCGCCGGCACCCTGAAGATGATCACCCATACACCCGTGGTCCGGGTCGGCCGCATGGCAGGCCAGTTCGCCAAGCCCCGCTCCCGGCCCACCGAAGTGATCGGAGGCACCGAACTCCCCGTCTACCGGGGGCACATGGTCAACAGCCCGGAGCCCGACCCGGAGCTCCGCCGGCCCGACCCGCGTCGCCTGCTGGACGGCTACGCGGCCGCCCAGGAGGCCGTACGGCATCTCGGATGGCTGGACGACGGCCGCCCCTCCGTGATCTGCCCGCCGGTGTTCACCAGCCACGAGGCCCTGCTACTGGACTACGAACTCCCCATGGTCCGCCGGGACAAGGAGGGCGGGCTGCTGCTGACCTCGACCCACTGGCCGTGGATCGGCGAGCGCACCCGGCAGCCGGACGGCGCCCATGTCGCCCTGCTGTCCCAGGTCGTCAACCCGGTGGCCTGCAAGGTCGGGCCCAATATGTCCGTACGCGATCTGCTGACACTGTGCGAGAAGCTCGACCCGGAGCGGGAGCCCGGACGGCTGACGCTCATCGCCCGCATGGGGGCCGACCTGGTCTCCGAGCGGCTGCCGTCGCTGGTGTGGGCGGTGCGCGCGGCCGGTCACCCGGTCATCTGGCTCACCGATCCCATGCACGGCAACACCGTGACAGCCCCCGACGGGCTCAAGACCCGCTTCGTGGAGACCATCGTCCGCGAGGTCGAGGGCTTCCAGTGCGCGGTGCGGACCTCCGGCGGGATCGCCGGCGGACTGCATCTGGAGACGACTCCGGACCATGTCACGGAGTGCGTCACGGGCGTGGCCGACATCGCTCACGTGGGCGACAAGTACACGAGTTTCTGCGACCCCCGCCTCAACCCGGTCCAGGCCGCCTCCGTGGTCTCGGCCTGGCGCGGATAACCGGACCAGGGAGGTCCCGCACATGGAGCACACGGAGCACACCGAGCACATACAGAACCATCAGGCAAGGGAGAACAAGGTCGCCCTCGTCACGGGCGCGGCGGGCGGCATAGGAGCCGCTGTGAGCCGCGCGCTCGCCGAGCAGGGCGTGCTCGTCGCGGCCGTCGACCACAACGCCGAAGCTCTGCGCGAGTCCGTGGAGAAACTCACCGCGGACGGGCTGCGCGCCGAGGCGTTCGCCACCGACGTCAGCAGCGGCGCGGCGGTCGAGGCGACGGTCGACGCCGTCGAACGACGCCTCGGCCCGGTGGAGTACCTGGTCAACGCGGCAGGCGTGCTGCGCCTCGGCGAGGTGCGGACCTTCACCGACGAGGACTGGCAGACCACGTTCGCGGTCAATGTGAACGGCGTCTTCCACGTCAGCCGCGCGGTCGTCGACCGGATGGCGGCGCGTGGGCGCGGGGCGATCGTCACGGTCTCCTCGAACGCCGCGGCGACCCCGCGCACCGAGATGGCCGCGTACGCCGCGTCCAAGGCGGCGGCCACCATGTTCACCCGGAGCCTGGGCCTGGAGGTGGCCAAGCACGGCATCCGCTGCAACATCGTGGCGCCCGGCTCCACCGACACCCCGATGCTCAGCTCGATGTGGCACGACGAGTCGGGCCCGCGCGGCACCGTCGAGGGCCGCGCGGACGCCTTCCGCGTGGGCATCCCGCTGGGCCGGATCGCGCAGCCCTCGCACATCGCCGACGCCGTGATCTTCCTGCTCTCCGACCGCGCCGCGCACATCACCCTGCACATGCTCACCGTCGACGGCGGCGCGTCGCTGGGCGCCTGACCTCACTCAGGGGCCGCCCGAAC containing:
- a CDS encoding 3-deoxy-7-phosphoheptulonate synthase, with product MDIDLPSVRSRTALQQPDWDRTELIRSVRGELTNSQALVGLDDVLALRELLARVAIGEAHVVQAGDCAEDPTECTAGYVARKAGLLDVLAGTLKMITHTPVVRVGRMAGQFAKPRSRPTEVIGGTELPVYRGHMVNSPEPDPELRRPDPRRLLDGYAAAQEAVRHLGWLDDGRPSVICPPVFTSHEALLLDYELPMVRRDKEGGLLLTSTHWPWIGERTRQPDGAHVALLSQVVNPVACKVGPNMSVRDLLTLCEKLDPEREPGRLTLIARMGADLVSERLPSLVWAVRAAGHPVIWLTDPMHGNTVTAPDGLKTRFVETIVREVEGFQCAVRTSGGIAGGLHLETTPDHVTECVTGVADIAHVGDKYTSFCDPRLNPVQAASVVSAWRG
- a CDS encoding 2,3-dihydro-2,3-dihydroxybenzoate dehydrogenase produces the protein MEHTEHTEHIQNHQARENKVALVTGAAGGIGAAVSRALAEQGVLVAAVDHNAEALRESVEKLTADGLRAEAFATDVSSGAAVEATVDAVERRLGPVEYLVNAAGVLRLGEVRTFTDEDWQTTFAVNVNGVFHVSRAVVDRMAARGRGAIVTVSSNAAATPRTEMAAYAASKAAATMFTRSLGLEVAKHGIRCNIVAPGSTDTPMLSSMWHDESGPRGTVEGRADAFRVGIPLGRIAQPSHIADAVIFLLSDRAAHITLHMLTVDGGASLGA